From the genome of Frateuria soli:
CTCGGCGTGATCGTGCTGCTCACCGTGCTCAACGCCGCAGTGAAATACGCCGACGACTTCTCGCGCCTGTGGGCCGCCGGCTGGATCGCCGGCACCCCGCTGCTGCTGTGCCTGCACCGCTGGACCGCGCGCTACGCCATCGGCCGCCTGCGCGCGCTGGGCCTGGACACCCGCAGCGTGGTGCTGGTCGGCAGCACCCCGGCCGGCAAGCGCATCCTGGAGGCGACCCGCAAGAGCCCGTGGATGGGCCTCAACGTCGAGGGCTACGTCACCACGCCCTACGACCACGAACCCGACCTCGCGCTGCCGTGCGTGGGCGACCTCGACCACTTTCTCGCCCGGCTGCGCGACCACGCCCCCGACCAGATCTGGGTCGCGCTGCCGATGCGCGCCGAGGCGCTGATCGCGCGCCTGATGGAAGCGACCGCCGACATCCCTACCACCGTGCGGCTGGTGCCGGACATGTTCGGCTACGAACTGATCAACCACCATGCCGGCAACGTCGCCGGCGTGCCGGTGATCACCCTGCGCGGCAGCCGCGTCGTTGGTCATGCGCGGGTGATCAAGGCGGTCGAGGATCGCGTGCTCGCGGCGCTGTTTCTGCTGCTGCTCGCCCCGCTGATGCTGCTCATCGCGGTGGCCGTCAAATTTAGCTCGCCCGGTCCGATCATTTATCGACAAGAGCGCCACGGCCTCGGCGGCAAGGAAATCGAGGTGTGGAAGTTCCGCTCGATGCGCGTGCATCAGGAAGACGAGGGCAAGATCACCCAGGCCACCAGGGATGACGCGCGCGTCACCGCCGTCGGCCGCTTCCTGCGCCGCTCCAGCCTCGACGAGCTCC
Proteins encoded in this window:
- a CDS encoding undecaprenyl-phosphate glucose phosphotransferase is translated as MLLTAHPLSRPHPESAFLSRYAALLDILLRVGDIAIVVGTAVLCHRLRLGEWAMAAPYPVAVLVAVLLVLIVFPMCGIYRSWRGESLASESLRLAAAWLGVIVLLTVLNAAVKYADDFSRLWAAGWIAGTPLLLCLHRWTARYAIGRLRALGLDTRSVVLVGSTPAGKRILEATRKSPWMGLNVEGYVTTPYDHEPDLALPCVGDLDHFLARLRDHAPDQIWVALPMRAEALIARLMEATADIPTTVRLVPDMFGYELINHHAGNVAGVPVITLRGSRVVGHARVIKAVEDRVLAALFLLLLAPLMLLIAVAVKFSSPGPIIYRQERHGLGGKEIEVWKFRSMRVHQEDEGKITQATRDDARVTAVGRFLRRSSLDELPQFINVLQGRMSIVGPRPHALAHNRQYSEQLRGYMQRHGTKPGITGLAQVRGFRGETNTLDKMASRVELDILYINRWTPWLDLKIILLTPVALLKSTNAY